In Oryctolagus cuniculus chromosome 14, mOryCun1.1, whole genome shotgun sequence, the genomic stretch GGGCTACCCAGGCTGGTAACACCAGGCAGTGACACCTCCACAGCCTCCCCCAGGGAACGCTCCCCGGGAGAGACCCCTGCCCAGCGCCGAGTGGGCTACCCAGGCTGGTAACACCGGGCAGTGACACCGTGGGGGGGATTTACTGACTTAAACCCAGCAAACCCTTCACCCCCGAGAATAGGGCGGGGGCAGGAGAAACGGCAGAAAGGCGGGGACCCCGTTCCCTTAGACACCACGGTCTGAATGCAGGCGGCACGCGAGCGGTGCGCTCAGCTCTGAGACACCCACTGGCCTGTCGGGCATTTTCCCCATCAAACCAGGTAGCTGCTTGCCTGGGGTCCACCCTGCCTGTGAACCTTCGCGCCCCTGCTCGCCGCTCCTGTGCCAGGCCTGCGTTGTTCTCGTGTGGAGACGAACCTTTGCTGCAGCCATCTGCACTGACGTGGGCGCCAGTCCACGGCAGCGAGAGCACAGGGGTCGTGTGGCCTGTGTCTGGCACCTGAGAGGCGCGGGTGGCCTCGAGGGGCTTCGGTCCTTCGGcgttcctggggtgggggtgggagctggcTGCTGTCTGTTTCACATTTTCAGCTGTCTCTACGCCAGACACAGAGTCTGCCTTCAGTTTCTCAGCCACGTTTGAGGGTCTGCGATACGTGGGAGGCTGCGGCCCTCACGCACGGGAACGTAGCTGCCCGCTCGGAGTCTGGGCTGTCCAGCTGTCGGTCGGAGCAGGGGACTGGGGCAGCACCAGAGAATGCAAACACAAACCCACGAGCGAGGCCGCGGGGCTGCAGCGGCTGGGGAGGTTTGAAGTCGGACGTTCTCGGAATGGGCACCCGGGGCTGCTCTGCGGGGAGAGACAGACCTGCTGGGGGGCGGGCCGGCGACACAGGTTCCGCTGTGGCCATCCCGGGTCCCTGCAGGCTCAATGAACAAGCCGAGCTGCTGGGGGGCGGGCCAGCGACACAGGTTCCGCTGTGGCCATCCCGGGTTCCTGCAGGCTCACTGAGCAAGCCGAGGATGAGTGTACGTTGTGATGTTTTTATGTAGAACAAATTGCGTGTGTTTAgcatatacagatttaagagcgtggtgatacttcccatcctaccctctccCTCCTCCGCCCTCCcttcctattttaatttttacagtgacatacttacACCTTATACTCTCAAGCTTAACCCTCCTCTAAGTGGAGTTCAACAAGTGgtgagtagaaaaaccactgttgcTCGGGGTGTAGACGGGCTGTGGGCAGTGGCCCGATCTGAGAGAGCCAGTCCCGCTCACGCAGGTGCCCTCACTAGGTCTCAGGAGCAGTTTTGGGAGACAGCCGTGCCCCGGCGGCAAGGTATTGGCACAGCTGCGGCAGTTCCCACGGCACCTCCCGGGAGCCCGCCGGGTGCCTGCCACCTCGGAGGTCCCCATGCGTGGCTCTCGGCTTCCCCAGAGCGGTGTGAGGCTGACGTCACAGGTGCTCCATTCACTGTCGGAGTCACCTAAGCGGGCTGTGCTCACCACCCCCTCAGGTCTGCACGTTACAGGTGCGGGGCGGCTGTGGGAAGGTTGTGACACCTGCCATGGGCGGCTGGAAGCCATTGCAGGCTTGGTCAGCTGCACTCCCGGCGCACCCAGCGTGGGCCCCGCCTCAGCCTTGCCCGGTGTCTGCCCTGCTGGccgggagggtggcaggggggcAGACGGGGTGGGCAGTCCCGGGGACTGGGGCCTCAGAACCCACCTCtgcccccgggggggggggtcttgcgCCTCTCctttggggtgggggcagcacagGCTCCTGCGATGAAAGCTGGGCGGGGCTCCGGTAGTCGGTGCCGCCCACATAGGGCGCTTTCCCCACGGAGCGGCCAGTCCCTCGGGGCTGGTCTTTTACTCGCAGTCAGTGACGCGTGAATTGTATCAACAGCGGCTTCGGGTCGGTGTCTGGTGCTGGCTGAGGAGCTGGTGGGCGCAGGGGCTGTGAGAGGAGGGGCGCGTGTGCCCCGGAGGTGGGAGGACCCCAGCCCGCCCCAGACACAGCGAGGGAGGCTGAAGGGGTGCGAGGAGCGGGTCAGGCCTGCGTGCTGGCCGTCCATGGTCCATGGTAAACATGCGGCGATCAGCATTGGCGGGGGCACGTCTTCCGCCTGGGCCAATCTGTACGGCCCGGAGGGGAGGCGGGGGCAGGTCAGCCGAGTGACCTCGGCGTCCTGAGTCCCTGGCATGGGGCATGGACAGGGGTCCCCGGAGGCTGGGCGCCACAGCAGGCGGGCTGGGAAGCGCCCGCCCTGTGCGGTCTCCTGCCCTAACCAGGGCACGGAGCACctgccctgcagggggcgctgctgTGCAGGGGGGCATTGGGGGCGTGCGTGTCACACTCCACTCGGTTCCGGCCACAGACACGGGGCCTGGCGGGCGCTCGAAAGCCGGGGCCTGTGCTCGGGGAATGGGCATGAAGTCGGAGCCAGTGGAGGTGGCGCAGGGGAGTCGGCGGGGTGGGCCTCGCAGGGCGTGACCGCCCCGCGGCCGTCCTGGCGGCGGCTCAGTCTACGTGGTGACCCCGAGCTCCCCAGTTTCCAGGATTGGGGAGAAAGCTGCCTGGGAGCCAGTGTGGACCGGGCACGCGACGGAGCGCGTCGCGCCCGAGGAAGGGGAGGCGGCCAGCGTCCTCGGCCTGTGGGATCCCGGGGCAGGCGGCCGCCTCGGGCCCCCGCGCCCCAAGTCCTGTCCCGTGGCGGGGGCTGAGCTCCGGCGAGAAGGGAGGCCACACCGGGGTGGCCACGTCCGGCGCGAGGCGGGAGGGGAATGCGCCGCACCTGCGCGGGCCAGGGCGCCGCCGCGGGGCTGAGACCGGGCGCACCTGGCGTCGGTGCGCAGCGTGGCGAGGGGACGAGGCGCCCCTACCCGAGCTCGGCGCTGGGAAGTGGGGTCCACACCGCCGTCCTCACTCGCGCTGCCCAGCAGCTCCCTTTGCTGTCCTCACGGGCCAGGATCCCACCGGGCCGCAGCCGCCCCTGCCGCCCGCCTGGGGCTCCCCGGGCAGCGCCGCGGTCCCGCGCTCGGCCgcgcccagctccagcagccgcGCCCGCAGCGCCTCGCGCTCGGCCTGCAGCTCCCGGCTCGCCCGGGCCACGGCTCGCTCCGCCTCCCGCAGCGCCCGGCGCCCGCGCTCCAGGGCGCGCTCGCCCCGCGCCACGGCCGCCTCGCGCCGCTCCAGCTCGCGCTCGCGCCGGCTGCCACGCATGGCCAGCGCGCCCATCTGCTCCAGCAGGCGCGCCCAGTCGCCCTCGGCGCGCTCGGCCGCGGCTCCCGGTGCAGGCCGGCGGGCGCCGCTCTTCTCCAGCTCGGGCCGGTGCGCGCGCTCCAGGTGCTGCCACAGCGCCGCGGTCCCGGCCGGCGAGCCGGGGTCGCCGCCCACCTGCTCCCCGCACAGGCGACAGGTGGCACAGTGGCCCGACGGGCACCCGGGGCGCGCGGGGGCCAGGTGGAAGTAGCCCCAGGCTTCGGAGTAGGGCGCCCCCAGGCGGCCGGGGCCCGGCCCGCCCTGCTCGGGGGCGGCCGGCAGCTCCTCGCTCCTCATCGCCTGCGGAGAGGCGTGTGCGTGGCTGCGGTGCGGGGGCCGCTGTCTCCCGAGGAGCGCTCGCGGGGGCACCCGGAGCGGGTGTGGCGCTGGTCCCCGCGCGCGGCCCGGCCTCCTGACGGTCGCTGGTGGCTACGCTGCCTTTGCTGGCAGATCGATCCGGGGGCTTCTTGTCTGGGGGTGGCAGAGCCGGCGTCAGGAGCAGCGGAAGTGGCGCTCCGGGCGTGGAAGGCGCTCTTGGCGCGGACAGGCGCGGTGCGGGGCCGGGCAGCGCTTCTCTTTCTGCGGCTGTAAAAGCAACCAGGTTAGGCGTTGGCAGTACCGGACTCCGTTCACACTGAGCAGAGCAGCACCCACGCGGCCCGCGCGGGGACCTGACGAGGGGCTCCTCTGTGTGCTTGGTACCTTGAGGAAGCACAACCACCAGTCCGTGCGAGAGGCGGCGGGTCAGCGCGGGAGGACCCGCAAGGCTGACCAGGGCTGGTGGGGTTTCTCTCAGGAGCTTCCCCGAGGTCAGGCGTGAGACTCCGCACAGAGCACGCGCGTGCAGTCCTGAGCTCCGGCGAGACCCCGGCACGGTGAGCGGCCGTGGGCTGCCTGGGCTGTCGGGCTCGGGCCCTGGCGGAGGGGAGAGAACGCCCAGGAGCCCTCGGTCCTGCACGGCTAGGCGTGGGAAGGGCACAGGAGTCACTGCAGCGCTCCTGGTCGCTGTGTTGTACTTCTCCAAACCCACTTCTCACCACGCACGCCCGCTCAGGACCACGCCAGCGTCAGTGTGTCTCCAAACCCACTTCTCACCACGCACGCCTGCTCGGGACCACGCCAGCGTCAGCGTGTCTCCAAACCCACTCCCTCCCACCACGCATGCCCGCTCGGGGCCACGCCAGCGTCAGCGTGTCTCCAAACCCACTCTCTCCCACCACGCCCGCTCTGGGCCATGCCAGCGTCAGCGTGTCTCCAAACCCACTTCTCACCACGCACGCCCGCTCAGGACCACGCCAGCGTCAGTGTGTCTCCAAACCCACTTCTCACCACGCACGCCTGCTCGGGACCACGCCAGCGTCAGCGTGTCTCCAAACCCACTCCCTCCCACCACGCATGCCCGCTCGGGGCCACGCCAGCGTCAGCGTGTCTCCAAACCCACTCTCTCCCACCACGCCCGCTCTGGGCCATGCCAGCGTCAGCGTGTCTCCAAACCCACTTCTCACCACGCACGCCCGCTCGGGGCCACGCCAGCGTCAGCGTGTCTCCAAACCCACTTCCACCACGCATGCCCGCCCGCTCGGGGCCACGCCAGCGTCAGCGTGTCTCCAAACCCACTTCCACCACGCATGCCCGCCCGCTTGGGGCCACACCAGCATCAGCGTGACTGACACTGTCTGAAAAGGTGGCAGCCTGAGCAGACTCCTCTCACAGACGGCTGCTGATACACCCGCGTGCGGCCCGCACTCTCTACTGGCGTCTGAGGGCTGCGTTTCCCCGGAGACCAAGTAGCTGATGTCCCGGAAGCGGGAGGAGGAGTTAAGGCACCCTGAGCAGCGGGTGCTGCGCCGTTACGGCCAGCGAGCACGGGGAGACTGCGGTCTAGAAAGGCTATTTTAGTTCTAATTTGAGAGAGAAGGGGCCAGCAAGCCGGACCCATCTGCTGCTCGTTCTCAGTGCCTGCGCCGGCTGGCGCTGGGAACTCGACCTGGACCCCCACAAGGGTGCGCGAGCCCAGTACTGAGCCGGCACTG encodes the following:
- the ZBED3 gene encoding zinc finger BED domain-containing protein 3 — encoded protein: MRSEELPAAPEQGGPGPGRLGAPYSEAWGYFHLAPARPGCPSGHCATCRLCGEQVGGDPGSPAGTAALWQHLERAHRPELEKSGARRPAPGAAAERAEGDWARLLEQMGALAMRGSRRERELERREAAVARGERALERGRRALREAERAVARASRELQAEREALRARLLELGAAERGTAALPGEPQAGGRGGCGPVGSWPVRTAKGAAGQRE